The following nucleotide sequence is from Streptomyces brevispora.
CCAGTGGTCGCCGGAGCCGTCGACCCAGAGCGCGTTCTGGAAGCCGATCAGGTCGCCCTGCCGTTCGGCGGCCAGCACCGGCTTGCCCTCGGCGTCCCGGGGGGCGGCCGGGCTCAGAGGGCCGCCGTACCACTCCTCGGTGCTCCGCTGCCCCGCCCGGTAGATGCGCTCTTGATCACCCATGAACGCGGCGAACGGGAAGCTGGTCATCGCGCCGTGGTACCAGGCGTCCTCGCCGGTCGTGTAGTACGCGGTGCGGGTGGTGGGCACATGCACCTGGCCGAACGGGCTGACGGCGATGTAGGAGTCGCTGTTCCCGGAGGGGCGGATGAACATGGCGTCGATGTAATCGCCTTCCTTGCCCATGGCCTTCCACGTCTCGTCGACCTTGGCCAGCCGGGAGTCCTTCGGCCTGTAGACCTGGTCGGAGTGCAGCGGGCCCCGGGTCGGGAACGACAGGTTGTAGACGTAGGGCGAACCGCCCTCGGAGCCGGTCGCACGCCAGGTGGGCCGGAACTCGAAGGTGCCGTCCTTGGCACGTCCGTCGACATCCGCGTAGAACTTCTGGACGGCGCTGCCGGACAGCAGCGATCCTGAGATCAGCCAGGTGTCGTCCCAGGTGCGGGAGTAGCTGAGTACGGTGTTGTTCACCTTCGAGGGACGGTCGGTGTGCAGGCTCAGCCGGTGGGCCTTGCGGGCGTCCAGGACGACGGTGGTGTCACGGGTGATCCGAAGCTGCGGCTGCGCCAGGTAGCTGACCGACTCGGGCGCGTTGTCCGCGCCGTACGTCGCCACGAAACTGCTCAGGGAGTAATCGCCCGGTCGGACCCGGTACATCTGGTCGTTCGAACCCGAGTTGTTGCGGTGCTCGCCCGTGTTGGTGTCGAGGCTGACGAGGTCCAGGGAGGAGGGGGCCACCGCGGACTTGCCGTTCCGGTCGATGACCTTGACCCGGAGCGTGACCGTCTCGGCCTGGACGTAGAGCGTGACCGGCACGGAGACGTGCACACCACCGCCCGTGGCCAGGATCCGGCCGGTGACGCCACCGTACTGGCCGTCCTTCAGGCGGGCGGTGGGGTCGATCCGCAGCGGCACCTGAGCGGTGGCGCCCGCGGGGATTGTCACCTTGCCCTGGTCCGGCTTGATGACACCCGAGGCGACATCGCTGCCGTCGTTGCCGTGCACACCGCTGACCTTCAGGTTCAGGGTGACGGCGCTGTCGCCGGTGTTGGTGAACGGCACCTGCACGGTGGTGCGGTCCGAGGTGTCCTGCGGCCAGTTGTAGCTGCCGGCCTGGACGGCGGGTGCGGAGACCACCTTCTGGTTCACCGCACCGAACACGTCGAGGACCCCGCCGCCGGTCTGGTCGGCGCCACCGACCTTGCCGCCGGTGCGGGCGGAGGAGACAAGGGCCGCCTTGATCTGCTGCGCGGTCCAGTCCGGGTGTGCCTGGCGGGCGACGGCCGCGGCGCCCGCGACATGCGGCGTGGCCATCGAGGTACCGGACATCGTCCGGTACGCGTAGACGCCGCGTCCGCCCGCGCTGGCCGCCGAGATGTCGACGCCGGGGGCGGCGATCTCGGGCTTGAGGGTGTGGGTGACGGCCACGGGACCGCGGCTGGAGAACTGCGCGGTGGTGTCGTCGCGGTCGACGGCTCCGACGGTCAGCACGCCGGGCACGCAGCCGGGCGAGGAGACGGTCTCGGTGTTCGAGCCGGCGTTGCCGGCGGCGATGACGAACAGCGTGTGGGTGTTCTTCGAAAGCTGCTCCGTGGCCTGGGCCATCGGGTCGTTGCAGTTGCCGATGGTGGGGTTGCCCAGGCTCATGGAGACGACATCGGCCTTCTGGTCGACGGCCCACTGCATGCCCGCGATGATCCAGGAGTCCAGGCCGTAGCCCTGGTCGTTGAGGACCTTGCCGATGAGCAGCGAGGCGCCGGGGGCGACGCCCTTCTTGCGGCCGTCACTGGCCGCTCCGGAGCCGCCGACCGTGGACGCGGTGTGGGTGCCGTGGCCCACCCGGTCGTCGGTGTTCTTGGAGTCCGTGAAGTTCTCGGACCCGGCGACCCGGTTCACCAGGTCCGGGTGCTCGGCGTCCACGCCCGTGTCCAGCACGGCGACCTTGGTGCCCTTGCCGTCGTACCCGGCCGCCCAGGCCTCCGGCGCGTGCACCTGCGCGGTGGACCGGTCCAGGGTGGCCTCGGCCTTGCCGTCCAGCCACAGCTTCTTCAGCGTGGAGGCGGAACGTGAGTGGGCGTCGGTGACGTCCTGCCAGAAGGCGGCGGCGGTGTCCTTGCCTGCCTTGAGCGCGACGCCGTCCACGGCCGGCAGGCTCAGGCCCCGCTCGGAACCGCGAGGGGCCGCCGGCGCGCTCTCGGCAACGTTCACGCTCTTCTGATACGTGGCGATGAGCGGCAGCGTGTCCGTGTGCGCGTCGTCGTATCCCTGGCGGATGAGCCCGGTGACGTTGAACAGCTGCTCGTCGACCTTGCCCTCGGCGACAGCCCGGGAGGCGGCCTCGGGGTAGACGTAGAGGTCCTTGCCCATCTGACGGGTCTGGATCATCGGCTGCGTGCCGTCCTCACGGGGCAGCACGGCCGCAGAGCTGTGACCGGACGGGTCCGTGGTCACCATCACCTTGTCGCCGGTGACCAGGGTGACCGTTGCCTGCTTGCCGGCCTTTGCCGTGGCTTCGCTGCCGACGAGGGGTCTCTTCCCCGAGGCGCGGCCAGGCGGCGCGTCCGCCGCGCCGGAAGGCGCGACCGCGGTGACGGCCAGGGCTGCGGCGGTTGCCGCGCCCAGGGCTATGCGCGATATGGAGCGCATGAATCTCCCCACTTGATATCGGGAACATTTCGTACTGCCGCCGCAGCCTGGCAGACATGTGGCGGCCATGGGGATGCCGTGAGTGACGGGTTTCCCGCATGTCGGATTTCCGTCAGGCGGCCCCAACTCATCGCCGAACTCCTGACCGGCAGCAGGCTCCGGCCTCCTCAAGTGCTTCCGGACACACCGATTCCCGCGGATCCGCGCGGGACCGGACCCACAGCCGGGGAAGCGGATCGCAAGCTCATGACCGAGGTGCCGATCCGGCCGTGACCACCAACAGGCGCAGACCACTTGGCCCTCACGTCCGGGACGAGGTCAGAGCCAGTCCGCGCGAGCGGCGTGCCAGCCCAGCTGCAGGCGCGAGTCCGCTCCGGCCAGGTCCATCAGACGGCGGGTCCGTCGCTCCACCGTGCGTACGGAGAGCCCGAGCTGAGAGGCCGCCCGCCGGTCGGAGATCCCTGCCAGCAGCAGGGTGAGGACCTCCAGTTCGCCCTCGGTCGGCCGCTGATCGGCCTTCGCCTTCGCCTGCACACCCGTGGTGGTGGCGTACAGCGGCCTGGCCTGGGCCCATTCCTTCTCGAAGAGATGGACCAGGGCCGTCAGCAGTCCGCTGCGGTGCACCACGATGGCGCTCGGCTCACCGCCGGAGTCCGTCATGTCCAGGGGCACCATGGCGCGCTCCCGGTCCGACACGACCATCTTCAGCGGCAACGACTCGACCAGACGGAGTTTGAGGCCGGCCGTGATGGCCGCCCTCATGTCCCCTGCCACATCGGGCACGTCGAGGTAGTTCTTGGCAGCCACGACCCGGAAGTCGACTCCGTGGTCCAGCGCGAAACTCTCCGAGGCGTCGGCAGCCTCGCGCGGCACCGCGATGGGCTCGCCGACGAGGAAGACGAGGAGCTCCCACTGAGCGCCGCGCTGCAGTTGGTGGAACCGGTGGGCGACCTGCTCCACGCCCACGACCACCTCCATGACGCTGCCCGCGGGGTGCGCGGCGGTGGTGCGGTACTGCTCGGTCAGCATCGAGAACGCGGTCTCGGCCCGGTGCAGTGCGTTGCGCTGCTCGACGAGGAACGGAGCCAGAGCCACGGAGGGGGGTGTGAGCCGGTAGCGGGCGGGCTGGGGGCCGGCCCCGCTGTCGGCCGGGTCGGTCACCCGGCTCCCGGTCTCGGCGGCGATCGCCACCAGGCCGCGCGCCGCCAGGTCGAGCAGGACACGGGTGGTCTCGGCCTCTTCGAGTCCGGTCTGCCGGACGAGTTCCTGCGCCGATGCCGTCGGGTGGGCCAGCAGCGTGGTGTAGACGGCCTCTTCGGCCGGGCCCAATCCCAATGCCTGCAGCATCCGGCTCTCCCTCGGGCGGCCACCGCACGGAGCCTTGGCGCAGCCCGGCTGGACCGATCGGATTCTTCTCGGCCGAACCCTATCCCGCTGATCCGCCGGCCACGCCTGAGCGGCGGGCGCTGCCACCGAACCGGTGGGTCGTCGCGCGGGGCACCTCGTCCGGCGGGGCGCGGCTCACCCATGCCCGGGCCTGCCTAACGTACGGGGAGCACACCGTCGGCTCCGGAGGTCCCGTGCCCCGTAAACATTCGAAGAGACTCGTACGTACCTTCGAGGCCATCGAACCGCCACCCAATGTCGAAGTGATGCTCGGCGTCGTGTCGGTGACCTTGTTGATGGAGCTCCTCGGTGCGCTGTCCGAGTCCCCGGTGTGGCTTCTCGGGCTCCTGGTGTTCCTGCCGGGTGCGGCGTCCGCGCTGTGCAGCACGCGCCAGACGTTGTTCGTGTCCGCATGGACCACGATCGTGGTCGCCGTCACCGTGCTGGTCCGGCACGGTGACGGGCGGTCGTGGCTCGACAGGCTCCTGATGATGCTGCTCACCCTCGCCCTGGGCATGACTGCCGTCTACGCCTGCAACCGCCGTATCCGACGCGAGACCGAGATGCTGCGGCTGCGTTCCACCGCCGCGGCCATGCAGCGCCACATCCTGCGCCCGTTGCCTCTGCTCACCGACGACGTCCTGGTCGACGGCGTGTACGAGCCGGTACAGGAGGACCGGCTCATCGGCGGCGACATCTACGACGTCGTCGTGTCACCGTGGGGAACCCGCGTGCTGATCGGCGATGTCCAGGGCAAGGGCCTGCCCGCGGTCGGCGCCGCGTTCGCCGTCATCGGCGCCTTCCGGGAAGCGGCCCACCGGGAGCCCACCCTGACCGCGCTCGTCGACGCCCTCGACGCCTCGGTCGTGCGGCACAACTCCTATGCCGTGCAGACCGGCGACGACGAACGCTTCGTCACGGCGCTCATCGTCAACATCGACGCGCAGAACGAGGTGCAGGTCATCAACTGTGGTCACATCGCGCCACAGTTGCTGCACGACGACACCGTCATCACACCGGAACTCAAGTCCGGTGTCCCCCTCGGTCTCGCCGAACTCGCCGCCGAACCCACGACGGTCGACTGGTTCACCTTCCCACCCGGTTCGACGCTCATGCTGACCACCGACGGGCTCACCGAGACCCGCGACGCCGACGGCACCTTCTACCCGGTCACCGAACGCCTCACCCGGCGCGACTCGTTCTCCGCACGCAATCTGCCGCAGGCCCTCTACGACGACGCGCGCGCCTTCGCCGGGGAGAGCAGCCAGCACGACGACGTCGCGATCCTGTCCGTCCGGCGGTCACCGTACCGCTGACACGATTGCGGCGCGGGCCGAAGGCCGAAGGCGTGTACGGGCCGGAGCGGAACCAGCCGGCCAAAGGCGCTGACCGGATCCCGTCGCACGGCGGTTCCGGACGTTCCGGCATTCCGCCAGCCGTGCCGGTCACTGGAGTGGCGGCCGACCCGATCGGCGTCCCGCGGATGGTGGCGCCCCCAGGAATCGGGTACATACGGACGAGTAGAGCCGGTGGATACGCGTCGGCGGCCCGTACCCGGACCGCCCCTGAATCCGCCGGAACCACCCACCCGACGAAGCGGCGAGGTGAGCTCCTCATGTCCGCACCATCCGCACAACGGCCATCCGCACCACAGCACACGCCCAAGGTCTCCGAGCGTGAAGCGCGCCAAGTGGCCGAGGACGCGCGTGAACGGGACTGGCACAAACCCAGTTTCGCCAAGGAACTCTTCCTGGGCCGCTTCCGCCTGGACCTGATCCATCCGCATCCGCTGCCCGCGGGTGAGGACGTCCGGCGCGGCGAGGAGTTCCTTGCCCGGATGCGCGAGTTCTGCGAGACCAGGATCGACGGGGCCCTGATCGAGCGCGAGGCCAGGATCCCCGACGAGGTGGTCAACGGCCTCAAGGAACTCGGCGCGCTCGGCATGAAGATCGACGTGAAGTACGGCGGTCTGGGCCTGACCCAGGTCTACTACAACAAGGCCCTCGCCCTGGTCGGTTCCGCCAGCCCGGCGATCGGCGCCCTCCTCTCCGCCCACCAGTCCATCGGCGTGCCCCAGCCGCTGAAGATCTTCGGCAGCCAGGAGCAGAAGGACACCTTCCTGCCCCGGCTGGCCCGTACCGACATCTCGGCGTTCCTCCTCACCGAACCGGACGTCGGCTCCGACCCGGCACGCCTGGCCACCTCCGCCGTCCCGGACGGCACCGACTACGTGCTCGACGGGGTGAAGCTGTGGACGACCAACGGGGTCGTCGCCGACCTGCTCGTCGTCATGGCGCGCGTCCCGAAGTCGGAGGGCCACCAGGGCGGCATCACGGCCTTCGTGGTCGAGGCCGACGCCCCGGGCATCACCGTGGAGAACCGCAACGCCTTCATGGGACTGCGCGGTCTGGAGAACGGTGTCACCCGCTTCCACCGGGTCCGCGTCCCCGCCGCGAACCGAATCGGGCCGGAGGGCGCCGGGCTCAAGATCGCCCTCACCACCCTCAACACCGGCCGGCTCTCGCTGCCCGCCATGTGCGTCGGCTCCGGGAAATGGTGTCTGAAGATCGCCCGCGAGTGGTCGGCGGTCCGCGAGCAGTGGGGCAGGCCGGTCGCCCGGCACGAGGCCGTCGGCTCGAAGATCTCCTTCATCGCCGCGACCACCTTCGCCCTCGAAGCGGTCGTCGACCTCGCCTCCCAGATGGCCGACGAGAACCGCAACGACATCCGGATCGAAGCCGCGCTCGCCAAGCTGCTGGGCTCCGAAATGGGCTGCCTGATGGCCGACGAACTCGTCCAGATCCGCGGCGGCCGGGGCTTCGAGACAGCGGACTCCCTCGCCGCCCGCGGTGAACGGGCCGTCCCCGCCGAGCAGATGCTCCGCGACATGCGCATCAACCGGATCTTCGAGGGTTCGACGGAGATCATGCATCTGCTGATCGCCCGTGAGGCGGTCGACGCCCATCTGAAGGTCGCCGGGGACATCATCGACCCCGACAAGCCGCTCTCCGCCAAGGCCCGGGCCGGCGCCAACGCCGCCGGGTTCTACGCCCGGTGGCTGCCCAAGCTCGTCGCCGGACCCGGACAGCTGCCGGGCACCTACGGGGAGTTCCACCCCGCGGGCCACACCGATCTGTCCGGCCATCTGCGCTACGTCGAACGCTCCTCCCGCAAGCTGGCGCGCTCCACCTTCTACGCCATGTCGCGCTGGCAGGGCCGGATGGAGACCAAGCAGGGCTTCCTCGGCCGGATCGTCGACATCGGCGCGGAACTCTTCGCGATGAGCGCGGCCTGTGTCCGGGCCGAACTCATGCGCACCGGCGACGACCACGGCCGCGAGGCCTACCAACTCGCCGACGCCTTCTGCCGGCAGTCCCGGGTCCGGGTCGAGGAACTCTTCACCCGGCTGTGGTCCAACACCGACGACCTGGACCGGCGCGTGGTCGACGGCGTCCTGTCGGGCACCTACACCTGGCTGGAGGAGGGGATCGTCGACCCGAGCGGCGAGGGCCCGTGGATCGCCGACGCCACCCCCGGCCCCTCCACCCGGGAGAACGTGCACCGGCCGATCCGCTGAGCCGCTGACGCCGGACCCGGCGGGGCGCGTCCACTCGCTGGACGCGCCCCGCCCGCGCGCCCGCGGCACGGCAGGATGGGGACCCGTGACCGTCATCCACGTCCCCGGTTCCAAGTCCGTCACCGCGCGCGCCCTCTTCCTGGCCGCCGCCGCGAACGGCACCAGCACCCTCGTACGCCCGCTGAGCTCGGACGACACCGAAGGCTTCGCCGAAGGGCTCACCGGCCTCGGCTACGAGGTGGTGCGGAACGCGGACCACTGGCGGAACGCGGGCCGCCCCGCCGGGCCGGCCGCCACCGACGCCGACATCTACTGCCGCGACGGAGCGACCACCGCCCGCTTCCTGCCGACCCTCGCCGCGGCCGGCGCCCGCGGCACCTACCGCTTCGACGCCTCCGCGCAGATGCGCCGCCGCCCCCTCGCCCCGCTCACCGAGGCGCTGCGGACCCTCGGCGTCGACCTCCACCACGAGGCGGCCGAGGGCCACCACCCGCTGCGGATCAGTGCCGCGGGCATCAAGGGCGGCGAACTGACCCTGGACGCCGGGCAGTCCAGCCAGTACCTCACCGCGCTGCTGATGCTCGGACCGCTGACGGCCGAGGGACTCCGGATCACCGTCACGGAACTGGTGTCGGCGCCCTACATCGAGATCACCCTGGCGATGATGCGCAGCTTCGGCGTCGAGGTCGTCCGCGGCGGCCCCGGGAACAACGTCTTCACGGTGCCGCCCGGCGGCTACCGGGCCACCACGTACGCCGTCGAGCCGGACGCCTCCACCGCGAGCTACTTCTTCGCCGCGGCGGCCCTCGCCGGCCGCGAGGTCACCGTCCCCGGACTCGGCAAGGACGCCCTCCAGGGGGATCTGCGGTTCGTCGACGTACTGCGCCGGATGGGCGCCGAGGTGCACACGACCGCCGAATCCACCACGGTCCGCTCCACCGGGAAGCTCCGCGGCCTCACCGTCAACATGCGCGACATCTCCGACACCATGCCGACACTGGCGGCGATCGCTCCCCACGCCTCGGGGCCGGTACGCATCGAGGACGTCGGCAACACCCGGGTCAAGGAGTGCGACCGGCTGGAGGCGTGCGCCCGGAACCTGCGGCGGATGGGCATCACGGTCGAGACGGGTCCGGACTGGATCGAGATCCTGCCGGGCACCCCGCGGGCCGCGGAGATCGCCACCCACGGCGACCACCGCATCGTCATGTCCTTCGCCGTCGCCGGTCTGCTCACTCCCGGCCTCACCTACGACGACCCCGGCTGCGTCCGCAAGACGTTCCCCCGGTTCCACGAAGCGTTCGCCGAGTTCGCGGAACTCATGACCCGGCAGGAGTCCGGGCCGGAGAATTCCGGGCAGGTGCCGGCCGCGCGGCGATAGTCTCCGCGGCATGATGTCCGCCCCCGACGTGCTGTCCGTACTGTCCGTGCTGCGCGAGGCCGGTAGCGATGTGGTGCTCGCCGGTGGCTGGGGGATCGATGCCCTGGTGGGCGAGGAGACCCGCCCTCACCAGGACCTCGACCTGCTGCACCGCCACGAACAGGAACCCGCCCTCGTCGCCGCCCTGGTGGCGGCCGGCTACGCGCAGACGGTCGACTGGCGGCCCGTACGGTTCGTTCTCAGCCATCCGGCCGGGCCCGAAATCGACCTGCACCCGCTGGAGTTCGCCACCGACGGGTCGGCGACCCAGACGTCGTTCGACCCGCGGGAGCCGTTCCGCTACCCGGCGGAGTGCTTCGTCACCGGCACCATCGACGGGACACCGGTGCGCTGCATCTCGGCGGGGCAGCAGGTCGAGTTCCACCAGGGATACGACCCCCGCCCGGCCGATCTGCACGACATGGCCCAGCTCCGCAGAGTGTTCGGCGTGGCCACACATTTCTGAATCCGACCGGCCCGCGGGTGCCCCGGCCCGACGGCATGCAGCACAATCGAGCGTCGGTCAAGAGCGCGACGAGCAACGGGGAATCAGCGAATGGGAACAGCCATGTACGGGGCGGGGAACCCGCGGGGACGGTGGCACCGGGTGGCCGCCGTCGGGATCGCGGCCGCGATGGCACTGGGCGCATCCGCATGCGGCAGTGACGGCGACGGAAAGGGCGGCTCCGCCGGTGCGGACAAGGACGGCAGGGCCACGGCCAAGCCCTCCGGGCCCCGGGCGCTCGACGAGGCCCGGCTGAAGGCCGCCTCCTTCACCGACGGTGAGAGTGTCGGCACGTACACCGCGTCCGAGTACGCGCTCGGCGGCCCCCTTGGCGACGCCTACTCCGCGGACCCGGCCGGATGCCAGCCGCTGGTCAGCCTCGCCGCGGAGGTCAGCGACCCCGACCCCACCGCCCAAGTGCAGCGCAAGGCCGACGTTCCCGACGAGATGCTCGGTGTCACCGTCGACATCACGCTGCGCAGTTACGGCGACGGCGGGGCGGCGACCGTCATGAAGGCACTCGACAAGGCCGGCAGGGACTGTGCCGGAGGCTTCACCGAGCAGCGGGCCGTCGCCCGCGCGAAGTACCTGAAGGTCGAGCCCGCCAGGACTCCCGCCTTCGCGTCCGAGGCCGACGAGTCGAAGGCGTACCGCTTCACCATCCTCGACGTGAAGGGCAAGGAGAAGCTGTACGAGTACCTGACCGTCGTCCGTTCCGGCTCCACCACCCTCGCCTTCCGCGCGGAGATCAGCTCCCCCCAGGACATCGGCGGAGTCCCACCGGAGATCATGGCCGCCCAGTGGTCGAAGTTCCGCGCGGCCAAGGGCTGAGGGGCCGCGATGAGCGAGCAGTCACGACCCGGCGCGAGGGGCGCGCTGTCAACGCACCCAGCGGATGCGGCAACAATGGGGGGCATGAGCGACAGCCCTGCCCCCCTGGCCGACCCGCACCTCGTCTTCGACGCCGTGGAAGGACGCCGGGATCTCGTCATCCTCGGCTCCACCGGGTCCATCGGCACCCAGGCCATCGACCTGGTGCTGCGCAACCCCGACCGCTTCCGTGTCACCGCGATCTCCGCGGCGGGCGGCCGGGTCGCCCTCCTCGCCGAACAGGCGCGCCGACTGCGGGTGCGCACGGTGGCGGTCGCCGCTCCCGAAGCGGTGCCCGCCCTGCGCGAGGCGCTGCGGCAGCAGTACGGAACGGGGGAAGAGCTCCCCGAGATCCTGGCCGGCCCGGACGCGGCCACGGAACTGGCCGCCGGCGACTGCCACACCGTGCTCAACGGGATCACCGGCTCCATCGGCCTCGCCCCCACGCTGGCCGCGCTCAGGGCGGGCCGCACCCTGGCACTCGCCAACAAGGAGTCGCTGATCGTCGGCGGCCCGCTGGTCAAGGCGCTGGCCGCGCCCGGTCAGATCATCCCGGTCGACTCCGAGCACGCCGCCCTCTTCCAGGCGCTGGCGGCCGGCAAGCGCAGCGACGTGCGCAAACTCGTCGTCACCGCGTCCGGCGGCCCGTTCCGCGGACGCACCAGGAACGAGCTCGCGGACGTCACGAGGGAACAGGCTCTCGCGCACCCGACCTGGGCCATGGGCCCGGTCATCACGATCAACTCCGCGACCCTGGTCAACAAGGGGCTCGAGGTCATCGAGGCGCACCTCCTCTACGACATCCCCTTCGACCGGATCGAGGTCGTGGTCCACCCCCAGTCGTACGTCCACTCCATGGTGGAGTTCACCGACGGTTCCACCCTCGCCCAGGCCACCCCGCCCGACATGGGCGGACCGATCGCCATCGGCCTCGGCTGGCCGCAGCGCGTCCCCGACGCCGCCCCCGCCTTCGACTGGACGAAGGCCTCGTCCTGGGAGTTCTTCCCGCTGGACACCGAGGCCTTCCCGTCCGTCGGACTCGCCAGGCACGTGGGCACGCTGGGCGGCACCGCACCGGCGGTGTTCAACGCGGCCAACGAAGAGTGCGTGGACGCCTTCCTGGCCGGACAGCTGGCGTTCAACGGCATCATGGACACGGTCACGGCGGTGGTGGCCGAACACGGAACGCCTCCGACGGGAACTTCACTGACCGTCGCGGACGTCCTTGAAGCGGAGACCTGGGCACGGACCCGGGCCCGGGAACTCTCGGCCAAGGCCACAGCGGAGGCGCGCGCATGAGTTGGACGTCGGTCCTGTTGACCGTTCTGGGCATCGCCGTCTTCGCCATCGGCCTGCTGTTCTCCATCGCCTGGCACGAGCTGGGACACCTCTCGACAGCGAAGCTCTTCGGCATCCGCGTACCCCAGTACATGGTCGGCTTCGGCCCGACGGTCTGGTCGCGCAAGAAGGGCGACACGGAGTACGGGATCAAGGCCATCCCGGCCGGCGGCTACATCCGCATGATCGGGATGTTCCCGCCCGGAGCGGACGGGCGACTGGAGGCACGATCCACTTCGCCGTGGCGCGGCATGATCGAGGACGCCAGATCGGCCGCCTTCGAGGAGCTGGAGCCGGGCGACGAGAAGCGGCTCTTCTACACGCGCAAGCCGTGGAAGCGCGTGATCGTCATGTTCGCCGGACCGTTCATGAACTTGATCCTGGCCGTCGCGATCTTCCTCGGCGTCGCCATGACCTTCGGGTTCCAGACCCAGACGACCGAGGTCGCCGGCGTCCAGAAATGCGTGATCGCCCAGAGCGAGAAGCGGGAGACCTGCAAGGAGTCCGACCCGGTCTCGCCCGCCCAGGCGGCCGGGCTCCGGGAGGGCGACAAGATCGTCGCGTTCAACGGCCAGAAGGTCGACACCTGGTCCACGCTCTCCGACCGGATCCGCGACACGATCGGCCCCGCCACCATCACGGTCCAGCGCGACGGCCAGGAGAAGACCCTGCACGCCGTGCT
It contains:
- a CDS encoding S8 family serine peptidase; its protein translation is MRSISRIALGAATAAALAVTAVAPSGAADAPPGRASGKRPLVGSEATAKAGKQATVTLVTGDKVMVTTDPSGHSSAAVLPREDGTQPMIQTRQMGKDLYVYPEAASRAVAEGKVDEQLFNVTGLIRQGYDDAHTDTLPLIATYQKSVNVAESAPAAPRGSERGLSLPAVDGVALKAGKDTAAAFWQDVTDAHSRSASTLKKLWLDGKAEATLDRSTAQVHAPEAWAAGYDGKGTKVAVLDTGVDAEHPDLVNRVAGSENFTDSKNTDDRVGHGTHTASTVGGSGAASDGRKKGVAPGASLLIGKVLNDQGYGLDSWIIAGMQWAVDQKADVVSMSLGNPTIGNCNDPMAQATEQLSKNTHTLFVIAAGNAGSNTETVSSPGCVPGVLTVGAVDRDDTTAQFSSRGPVAVTHTLKPEIAAPGVDISAASAGGRGVYAYRTMSGTSMATPHVAGAAAVARQAHPDWTAQQIKAALVSSARTGGKVGGADQTGGGVLDVFGAVNQKVVSAPAVQAGSYNWPQDTSDRTTVQVPFTNTGDSAVTLNLKVSGVHGNDGSDVASGVIKPDQGKVTIPAGATAQVPLRIDPTARLKDGQYGGVTGRILATGGGVHVSVPVTLYVQAETVTLRVKVIDRNGKSAVAPSSLDLVSLDTNTGEHRNNSGSNDQMYRVRPGDYSLSSFVATYGADNAPESVSYLAQPQLRITRDTTVVLDARKAHRLSLHTDRPSKVNNTVLSYSRTWDDTWLISGSLLSGSAVQKFYADVDGRAKDGTFEFRPTWRATGSEGGSPYVYNLSFPTRGPLHSDQVYRPKDSRLAKVDETWKAMGKEGDYIDAMFIRPSGNSDSYIAVSPFGQVHVPTTRTAYYTTGEDAWYHGAMTSFPFAAFMGDQERIYRAGQRSTEEWYGGPLSPAAPRDAEGKPVLAAERQGDLIGFQNALWVDGSGDHWSYGGSFGDLGNLALKRNGEQIATSAYPYDVFQVPDEDSAYELTQNLEKIDTSDRNWLRSTAVTTVWSFRSHREPDVYSRGLPILFPRYDVPVDGMNTLPAKSGIRVGLSVEGHAGYTPGAVKAASLSYSYDGGATWTQAPTEQRNGTWTAVLDHTGAAGKQVMTKATLTDAKGNAVTQTITRAYDVR
- a CDS encoding TrmB family transcriptional regulator — its product is MLQALGLGPAEEAVYTTLLAHPTASAQELVRQTGLEEAETTRVLLDLAARGLVAIAAETGSRVTDPADSGAGPQPARYRLTPPSVALAPFLVEQRNALHRAETAFSMLTEQYRTTAAHPAGSVMEVVVGVEQVAHRFHQLQRGAQWELLVFLVGEPIAVPREAADASESFALDHGVDFRVVAAKNYLDVPDVAGDMRAAITAGLKLRLVESLPLKMVVSDRERAMVPLDMTDSGGEPSAIVVHRSGLLTALVHLFEKEWAQARPLYATTTGVQAKAKADQRPTEGELEVLTLLLAGISDRRAASQLGLSVRTVERRTRRLMDLAGADSRLQLGWHAARADWL
- a CDS encoding nucleotidyltransferase domain-containing protein gives rise to the protein MSAPDVLSVLSVLREAGSDVVLAGGWGIDALVGEETRPHQDLDLLHRHEQEPALVAALVAAGYAQTVDWRPVRFVLSHPAGPEIDLHPLEFATDGSATQTSFDPREPFRYPAECFVTGTIDGTPVRCISAGQQVEFHQGYDPRPADLHDMAQLRRVFGVATHF
- a CDS encoding PP2C family protein-serine/threonine phosphatase — translated: MPRKHSKRLVRTFEAIEPPPNVEVMLGVVSVTLLMELLGALSESPVWLLGLLVFLPGAASALCSTRQTLFVSAWTTIVVAVTVLVRHGDGRSWLDRLLMMLLTLALGMTAVYACNRRIRRETEMLRLRSTAAAMQRHILRPLPLLTDDVLVDGVYEPVQEDRLIGGDIYDVVVSPWGTRVLIGDVQGKGLPAVGAAFAVIGAFREAAHREPTLTALVDALDASVVRHNSYAVQTGDDERFVTALIVNIDAQNEVQVINCGHIAPQLLHDDTVITPELKSGVPLGLAELAAEPTTVDWFTFPPGSTLMLTTDGLTETRDADGTFYPVTERLTRRDSFSARNLPQALYDDARAFAGESSQHDDVAILSVRRSPYR
- the aroA gene encoding 3-phosphoshikimate 1-carboxyvinyltransferase, yielding MTVIHVPGSKSVTARALFLAAAANGTSTLVRPLSSDDTEGFAEGLTGLGYEVVRNADHWRNAGRPAGPAATDADIYCRDGATTARFLPTLAAAGARGTYRFDASAQMRRRPLAPLTEALRTLGVDLHHEAAEGHHPLRISAAGIKGGELTLDAGQSSQYLTALLMLGPLTAEGLRITVTELVSAPYIEITLAMMRSFGVEVVRGGPGNNVFTVPPGGYRATTYAVEPDASTASYFFAAAALAGREVTVPGLGKDALQGDLRFVDVLRRMGAEVHTTAESTTVRSTGKLRGLTVNMRDISDTMPTLAAIAPHASGPVRIEDVGNTRVKECDRLEACARNLRRMGITVETGPDWIEILPGTPRAAEIATHGDHRIVMSFAVAGLLTPGLTYDDPGCVRKTFPRFHEAFAEFAELMTRQESGPENSGQVPAARR
- a CDS encoding acyl-CoA dehydrogenase family protein, yielding MSAPSAQRPSAPQHTPKVSEREARQVAEDARERDWHKPSFAKELFLGRFRLDLIHPHPLPAGEDVRRGEEFLARMREFCETRIDGALIEREARIPDEVVNGLKELGALGMKIDVKYGGLGLTQVYYNKALALVGSASPAIGALLSAHQSIGVPQPLKIFGSQEQKDTFLPRLARTDISAFLLTEPDVGSDPARLATSAVPDGTDYVLDGVKLWTTNGVVADLLVVMARVPKSEGHQGGITAFVVEADAPGITVENRNAFMGLRGLENGVTRFHRVRVPAANRIGPEGAGLKIALTTLNTGRLSLPAMCVGSGKWCLKIAREWSAVREQWGRPVARHEAVGSKISFIAATTFALEAVVDLASQMADENRNDIRIEAALAKLLGSEMGCLMADELVQIRGGRGFETADSLAARGERAVPAEQMLRDMRINRIFEGSTEIMHLLIAREAVDAHLKVAGDIIDPDKPLSAKARAGANAAGFYARWLPKLVAGPGQLPGTYGEFHPAGHTDLSGHLRYVERSSRKLARSTFYAMSRWQGRMETKQGFLGRIVDIGAELFAMSAACVRAELMRTGDDHGREAYQLADAFCRQSRVRVEELFTRLWSNTDDLDRRVVDGVLSGTYTWLEEGIVDPSGEGPWIADATPGPSTRENVHRPIR